A part of Rhinatrema bivittatum chromosome 16, aRhiBiv1.1, whole genome shotgun sequence genomic DNA contains:
- the C3AR1 gene encoding C3a anaphylatoxin chemotactic receptor, translating to MSTTQRNHSTDLLGDMDPFPAEFAIITLIYALTFLLGVPGNGLVIWVTGFKMKWTVNTVWFLNLALADLLCCLSLPFSIANLALGGHWPYGAVLCKVLPSAVILNMFASVFLLVAISADRCLLVIKPIWSQNHRRVVLALMLCLGIWCLAFLMCVPVFLYREITHSDGKITCVYNYYSNLDLDYSYWDEDYGLSADYSNLDHTTMMPSLPTGAPEDVSGYSPVGGSPINFGLTTVEPHERFTISGPSARIYVIPLDHGQLGDLQSFKATNEPGDASNFYPSRISMSSQDFDSVYPDGMFATTILIPKTNSSVWPRDYIFENQDLPVALKTTTFTRAIFGFLVPFLIILICYARITWKVKGARFAKSHGKTLRVVFSIVLAFFLCWIPYHVVGILTLYVRSPTLDWLDHMSQALASANSCVNPLLYVFTGQDFKEKIRKSLHGIFESAFSEEVTRSSAPSRSKTRSSMDANINSTII from the coding sequence ATGTCCACCACTCAAAGGAATCACAGCACAGACCTCCTGGGTGATATGGACCCATTCCCAGCAGAATTTGCCATCATCACACTGATCTATGCCCTTACATTCCTTCTGGGGGTGCCTGGCAATGGCCTGGTGATCTGGGTAACAGGCTTCAAGATGAAATGGACTGTAAACACCGTGTGGTTCCTCAACTTGGCACTGGCTGACCTCCTTTGTTGCTTATCTTTACCTTTCTCCATCGCCAACTTGGCACTTGGTGGGCACTGGCCCTATGGGGCTGTCCTCTGCAAAGTCCTACCCTCTGCTGTGATCCTCAACATGTTTGCCAGTGTCTTTCTGCTAGTGGCCATCAGTGCTGACCGCTGCCTTCTGGTAATCAAGCCAATCTGGTCCCAGAATCACCGGCGAGTGGTACTGGCATTGATGCTGTGCTTGGGGATATGGTGCCTGGCATTCCTGATGTGTGTACCAGTCTTTCTCTACCGAGAGATTACACATAGTGATGGCAAAATCACTTGTGTGTATAATTACTATAGCAACCTGGATCTTGATTATAGCTATTGGGATGAAGACTATGGGTTAAGTGCAGACTATAGCAATTTGGATCATACAACCATGATGCCAAGCCTTCCAACTGGAGCACCCGAAGATGTTTCAGGCTACTCCCCAGTAGGTGGTAGCCCCATAAACTTTGGTCTTACAACTGTTGAACCTCATGAAAGATTCACAATCTCAGGGCCATCTGCAAGGATCTATGTCATCCCCCTTGATCATGGTCAACTGGGTGACCTTCAAAGTTTCAAGGCAACAAATGAGCCGGGTGACGCTTCCAACTTCTATCCATCGAGGATTTCTATGTCCTCTCAGGATTTTGATTCGGTATATCCTGATGGGATGTTTGCCACCACAATTTTAATCCCTAAAACTAATTCTTCAGTTTGGCCCAGAgattatatttttgaaaatcaggatcTTCCAGTGGCCCTCAAGACTACCACCTTTACCCGTGCGATTTTTGGTTTCTTAGTTCCTTTTCTCATCATTTTGATCTGCTATGCCCGTATCACTTGGAAGGTGAAAGGTGCCAGGTTTGCCAAATCTCATGGCAAGACGTTACGAGTGGTTTTTAGCATTGTGTTAGCTTTTTTCTTATGCTGGATCCCATACCATGTAGTAGGCATTCTGACACTTTATGTAAGGTCCCCAACTCTGGACTGGCTGGATCATATGTCCCAGGCTCTGGCCTCTGCCAACAGCTGTGTGAACCCACTACTCTATGTCTTCACAGGACAAGACTTCAAAGAGAAGATTCGCAAATCCCTACATGGCATCTTTGAAAGTGCTTTCAGTGAGGAGGTCACTCGTTCTTCTGCACCTTCCAGGAGCAAGACTAGGTCCTCCATGGATGCCAACATTAACAGCACCATTATCTAA